The genomic window GGCTGATGGCGATTGCCACTGTGCAGGCTTACAAACGCCAGTACCCCATGGCACGGCGCTGTCATTGGCAACGATCTGGTACACCTTCAAGGATGCCAGCTGGGGGCTGATGACGCCGGTGATTATCCTCGGGGGTATCTTCTCGGGGATTTTTACGCCGTCAGAGGCGGCGGTGGTAGCGGTCAACTATGCCCTGCTGGTCTCGCTATTTGTCTACTGCGACCTGACCCCGAAGGCGATCTACCATGTGCTGATCCGCTCGGCGATCACTACGTCGGTCATCATGCTGGTGATTGCCATGTCGGCGGTGCTGAGCTGGACGCTTTCCAGCTGGCAGGTGCCCGGTGCGATTGCTCAGGCGGTGCTGTCACTGTCGGAGAACCCTTACGTCATCATGCTGCTGATTGTTGGTGTGATCCTGCTGACAGGGGTGTTTATCGAGACCGCCAGTGCCCTGATTATTCTCACCCCGGTACTGCTGCCGCTGATCCTGCAACTGGGTATCGACCCGATTCATTTCGGGCTGATTATCGTCATGGGGCTGGCCATCGGCATGATTACCCCGCCGGTAGCAATTAATCTGTATGTAGCCTCATCGGTTACCCGGCTGCCGCTGGAGCAGATCACCCGAGCGATCATTCCGTATCTTCTCGGGCTGATCGGCGTGCTGCTGCTGGTGGTGTACGTGCCCATGCTGGTGGGCTGGTCAGGCAGCTGACGCTAAGCGCCTATTCGACGGTCATTTCGGCTAAATAGCCTGTCTTGTCCAGACGGTATTCCGCCAGATCCCGGGCCAGATGCAGCGCTCCTGAATAGACGCTGGCGGCTTCCTGGCGGATATCCTCGATAGAGGGCGCCCCTTGGCTGCCCAGCTGATAGCGCGGGCTGAAATGGGTCAGCACCAGGTTTGGAAGCCGCGCCGATTCAGCAAAAGCCGCCACGCGTTGGGCATCGCTATGCCCTACGTCACTGGCTTTCTGGGCCAGGGCCTGGCTGTAGGTGGCTTCATGCACCAGCACCTGGGCCCCTTGGCAGGCTTCACGCAGTAATGCCGGCTGATCATTGTCTCCCGCGATCACGATTTTCCTTGGCGGATGACTGAACGTCAGAAACGCATCGCTTTTCAGGCGTTCACCTGCCACCTCGATATCCATCCCCTGCTTTAGCTGGCCCCATAAAGGGCCTCTTGGCACCCCTTTCTGGCGCAGTTTTTCGATATTCAACACCGCATCAGGGTGTTTTTCCGTGAAACTGTAGCCGTAGCAAGGCACCCGGTGTGACAGCCGGGTGGTGGTCACGGCGATGCTTTCGAATTCAACGGCGGGCAACTGATCGGAACAGATGAATTCCAGCGCAAAGGGTAGCCATAGCTGTGTGTGTTCAAAGGTGGCTTCCAGCCACGCCCTGACACCCGCAGGGGCCACAATTGTCAGCGGCGCTTGCCGGCTGTGCATGGCCGCACTGGCCAGCAGGCCGGGCAGCCCATAGCAGTGGTCGCCGTGTATATGGCTGATAAAAATGGCTTTTAATGAGGTAAGCGACAGTCTGGTACGCAGGATCTGATGTTGGGTGCCCTCACCACAGTCCACCAGGTACCACCTCTTCCCCTTGCTTTCCCGCAGGGCGAGACCGGACACGTTTCTTACCTTGGTGGGCACCCCTGCCGATGTGCCGAGAAATACCAGATTCATTGCCTGCTCCCCTGACGTTGCGGCTGTATGGCTCGACTTACGTCTAACAGCTTGTTATCATTATGCACGAAATCCGCGCCATTCAATGAATGGCGCTTTTTTTTACACGTCTTTTCTGACGACGTTTTTTAACGGCTGAACCGCAGAAAGGCCGTTATCCGCTCTTTGGTCTTTTTCAAGACCCGCCTGAAGCCTTATCGCTTACAAATCCCCTGCTTTAAACAAACCAACCTAAAGGGTGGCCTTGATGCCTCACTCCCCGAACGAACCTCCTCAACCTGGTGGCCTACGCGCCTTGGGTGATCCTATTGTTCTGCTACTCAGCGTTGGCTTTATTGTCGCCTTTCTGCTGATGTCGTTGTTTGATATCGACCTGGTGGCCGACAGCATCAGTTCAGGCTTTGCCTGGACAGCGCTGACCCTGGGCACCTATTTCCAGCTGCTGCTGATCGCGACCTTCTTTATCGCCATTGGCCTGGCGCTAACGCCTGCCGCCAAGGCCAAGATCGGTAATCTTGATACGCCAGAAATGAGCACTTTCAAGTGGCTCTCCATCATTCTGTGCACCCTGCTGGCCGGCGGCGGTGTCTTCTTTGCTGCGGGTGAGCCGGTGTATCACTTTGTGGTCACGCCGCCCGCCTTTGATACCGAAGCCGGTACGGCGGAAGCGGTCAGCGATGCTCTGGCCCAGTCGTTCATGCACTGGGGCTTTCTGGCCTGGGCGGTGCTCGGCTCGCTGACAGCCGTGGTTCTGGCCCATGCTCACTATGTAAAGGGCCAGCCGCTGCAGCCGCGCACCCTGCTTTTTCCGGTATTCGGCAAGCGTTTGATGCAAGGCCCGCTGGGCGGTGTTGTTGATGCCTGCTGTGTGATCGCCCTGGTGGCCGGTACCGTCGGGCCGATTGGATTTCTGGCCACCCAGGTCAGCTTCGGCCTGCATGAGCTGTTTGGCCTGCCGGAAGGCTATATCGGCCAGCTGATTATCCTTGCCCTGCTGGCCAGCGTCTATGTGGCGTCGTCATTGAGCGGTGTGCACAGGGGCATTCAGATGCTTAGCCGCTTTAATGTGTTTCTGGCTCTGGCGATTGGCGCGGTGATTTTCATCTTTGGCCCGACGCTGTTTCTGGTGAACACCTATGCCGCCAGCATGGGGGCCTATGTGAGTGAATTCTTCAACATGGCCACCATGACGGCGGATACCGCACCGGCCTGGTGGATGCAGTGGTGGACGGTGTTCTTCTTTGCCTGGTTTATCGGCTATGCGCCACTGATGGCGATTTTTGTGGCACGCATTTCTCGTGGGCGCACCGTGCGCGAGATGATTCTGGCGGTCGCCGTTCTGGCGCCGATTGCCACTACCGTATGGTTCACCCTGCTGGGCGGCTCAGGTATCTATTATCAGCTGACCGGAGTGATTGACCTGACGGAAGCGCTCAACAACTTCCAGTTTGATGTCGCGACCCTGACCGTCGCCCAGGCGCTGCCCGGCGGTACCCTGATGGCACTGGCGATTCTGCTGTTGACCACCATCTTCGTGGCCACCACCGGGGATTCCATGAGCTATGCGATTGCCATGGTCAGCGCTGGCCACGACCAGCCCAACTCAGCACTGCGGGCTTTCTGGGGCATTGCCATGGCGCTGATGGCGGCCATCCTGCTCTACATGGGCGCGGGCCAGATTGGCGTGCTGCAGCAGTTTATCGTGATCACCGCCATTCCGGTGTCGCTGATCATTCTGCCGTCGCTGTGGAAAGGCCCTCAGGCGGCCTACGCCATGGCGCGTGAACAGGGCATTATCGACTGACCAGCGTACTACCCGCCCATCCTGCAGGCGCTGTGGGGTGGGCACCCCTTTCTTCATGAATCAAGCAGTTCACGGCCTGCTTGTGCCAGCAGATCATCCACGGGCTTGCGCACGTAGTCATGCTGGTGGTAGCCGTCATCCACCACCTTGCCGTCCCAGGCCACAATATCCAGATCCATGGTCCGCGGGCCGGATTTGATCGGGCCACGCACTCTCCCCAAACGATCTTCAACCTTTTTCAGATACGCCTTGAAGGCTGGGCGCTCAAGGGAGGTCGCGACAAGCACGGCGCTGTTGAGGAAGTCTGGCTGGGCCTGGAACCCCACCGGTGTGGTGCGAATCGGCTGTGTACGCGCCAGCAGGTCGCATTCCGTCTCCAGAATCTCGATGACCTGTGCAAAATGGTAGTCAGGGTCAATATTCGACCCAATCGAGATGACGCATTCGTGCCGTTCTGGGTGGGCCTGTGCGGGCGCTTGCGACATGATCAACATCCTCGAAGATTGGAAGGAATATTAGCCTAACGATTCCTGCTTTTTGTGCAAGTGCTGTACAACTTATTGACAAACGCTTGCCTCACGCTGAAAGTATGGCTCACTTTTGAATGCATCTTCTTACCCGATGAGGAAACCGTCATGAGCGCTCAGGCAGCACTGATTACCGGCGGCGCCACGCGTCTTGGCCGCCACTTTGCAGAGGCATTGGCATCGGCTGGCTACGATATCGCCCTGCACGTCAACAGCTCTCGCCAGGAGGCAGACGAGGTGGCAGGGGGCATCCGCGCATCCGGCCGCGATTGCGAGGTGTTTAGCTGCAACTTTCTAAGTAACGCCGCTGAAGACGATCTGGGCGGGCTTGTTCAGCGCGTCAAAGCACGTTTCCCGCACTTGAACGTGCTGGTCAACAGCGCTTCCGCCTATGAACCAGCCCCCATCGCCGAGACAGAGCTGGCCATGCTGGAAACCCAGTTTCGCGTCAATATGTTTACTCCGCTGCTATTGACCCGCCACTTTGCTAACGCTGTCGATGAGGGCCGTGTGGTCAACATCATCGATAATAAAGTGGCCTATCACCAGTATCCCTATGCCGCCTATCTGCTGTCAAAGAAGAGCCTGGCCGATATGACCCGCATGGCGGCGCTGGAGTTTTCCCCACGCCTGCGCGTCAATGGCATCGCCCCTGGTGTGGTGTTGCCAGCCTCCCAGCGCACCAGCGATTATATCCAGTGGCGTATCGAGGGAATTCCCGCCGACCGCCAGGGTCATCCGGATCATCTGGTCCAGGCCCTGCACTATCTGCTGGATAACGCCTTTGTAGTCGGCCAGATCCTGTTTGTGGATGGCGGCGAATCCATCAACCTGGAAGGCCGCCACTCGGAAAATTACCCTGGCTGATGAGACTCACCAACCAACAAGGCCGCCCAATCGGGCGGCCTTGTTGGTTCAGTGGCGAGGTAGCAGCAAAACGCTAGATATCATCGCCTGATGGGTTGGCGTTTGATGGATCGGAGTAGCTTTGCAGGCTCTGCTTTGGATCATCATGGCGCACCTCGACCTTCTTGTTGTCAGGCATGGCATCCAGCACGCGGATATTGGCGGCTGGAGACTTGCCGGCTTTGTCTTCACCGAAATACATGGTGGTATGCGGGAAGGGAATCTCGATACCGGCCTGATCAAAGCGCAGCTTGACCAGACGGTTGTAGGCGCGCCCTACCGACCACTGATCGCCAGGGGTGGTCTTGATGACCACCCGGATATTGACCGAGCTGTCGGCCAGAGCCACCACGCCGGGCACATCCAGAGGTGCCAGCAGTTTAAAGCCATGATCCTCGCTGGCTTTAAGATCCTCAAAGGCCAGATGCAGCTGTTCAACCGCTTCATCAATGCTTTCACGGTAGGCAATACCGTACTCGCCAATATGGTTACCGTATTCACGCATATAGTTGGAGACGGTATCCACGCTGGAAAACGGCACAATATGATAGGTGCCGTAAAGATCACGGATACCCACCGAGCGGATGCTGAGCCTTTCCGCCGTACCAGTAACGCCGCCCACGGTGACCACATCGCCAGCATTCATGGCATTTTCCACCTGGATGAAGATACCGGTAATCACATCCTGCACCAGCTTCTGGGCACCAAAACCAATCGCCAAACCCAAGACACCGGCACCGGCGATCAAGGGGCCAATATTAATGCCGATTTCCGACAGCACTATCATGCTGGTCATGGTGACTACGGCAATTGCCAGGGCATTACGGAACAGGCTAAGCAACGTCTTGGCCCGTGCCGATGGCTCACCGCTGCCAGTATCCGGGTTCAACTTATGCTCGATCAGGCTGGCAAGCCCTAACCAGGTACCAATCGACAGGATCAGGATAAAGGCAACATTAATCAGCTTGTTGATCAGTTGGGTACCGCTTTCCGAGGCATACCAGGTGGGCAGATCAAAGGCCCCCCAGGCGTCCAGCACCACCATGATCACCAGAATGGCGATAATGGTGCGCAATACCCGCAGCGCATTGGGCACGTAGCTGTTCAGGCGTTTTTCCAGCAGCGGCAGTTTCTGGCGCAGTTCGCTGGACAGGGTGATACGCCGCCCGATGGTCTGGGTCAGGAAAGACGAGACCAGAATGCCTGCCACTACGGCTGCCAGGGTTTGCAGAGTGGCAAAGAGCACATAGGGCAAGGCATCGACTGGGCGTGTCAGGGTCAATACAAAGACCATCAGGAAGTAGAGCAAGGCAAACAGGTGCCAGGTACGGGCAAACAGTTGCAGCGTGACACGGCTGGCAGTAAAGCTGGCGTTGCGCGCCAAGGCATTGATGTTATCGCGCAGGCGCGCGCGGTTTTTGAGTATCACCGCCACCGCATAAATAAAGGCAAACACCATGATAAGCGTGCCCAACGCCTGCCCCAAGGTAGGTGCCAGGTAGTAATTGACCAGCGGCACCGCCACCATCAACCCGTAGCCGACCATACCGACTAACCGCGCCAGCCAGCGGTTCCAGTAGGAGGCTTCATTGGCGGAAATCGGCAACAAGCGCAGCCCTTCATAGCGGGAGGAGAACAGCATTCGCACGGCAGCCTTGATAAGCTCAATCACCAGAAAGGCATTCAGAAAGAGGGATGCTCGGGTGGAAAGACCACCCGTTTCGCCAATGGCAAAGGTGGCAATCAAATTACCGCCCACATAGGCAAAGGCCACGATCAACACATCAATCAAGGCGGCCACAGCCACGCAGAGAATCAGGCGCAGCACGGGTGTCAGCCCATAGCCATCCCGTGACCACAGGCTAAGCTTGGTGAACAGTGGACGACTCACCTGACGAAAAACAACAAACAGAATAAAGGTCGCCAGCACCACCAGCCCCAGATTGATACTGGCGCTAATAAAAGCAGACGAATCAAAGGTCCCAGCATCTTCTCCTGTAAACAGGCCGGTGACGATATAGAGCGTCTGCTCCAGCTGTTCGCCGACATCACCGACAACCCCACTGGTCATTTCAGCAATCTGGCGAGGAATGGAAACATCCTCGGCGTCCATATCACTGCCTTGCGCAGCCGATGCCTGCACATCTTCCGCAACGCCCGATGCCTGGTTACGCAGCAAGTTGATCAGTTCCTGACGGGACTGCTCATTTTCGAGCAGATCCGCCAGCGTGCTGTAAGAAGCTTGATCGCTCTGAGCAGTATTATCTGCAGTTTGCGCCAGTACTGGTGTTGTTATGGTAACGAGCGTCATCAACAGCCAGATGCCTAGCCAGGGCAAAAGTCTTAGTGGCATCACTGAGCTACCTCATGGGTGATTGAAATGGGTGATTGAATTTTACTATTTAGCCTAACATGCTCTTATGTTGGGTTTGCATACCATACGGGCAAAAACACTCAGCAAAGTGGCGCTAACCAGTGGTGGGCCAATAGCAGCACCAGTGCATAGCGGCCCCCTTTGGCAACCAGTATCCATACAACTGCTCGCCACCAGGGCAGGCGGAACACACCGGCCAGCACCGTCAAGGGGTCACCGACGACTGGCAGCCAGGAAAGCAGCAGGCTGGCTTCACCTAGCCGATGATACCAGCTCTCGGCCCTGGCCAGGCCCTCAGGAGTAGCAGGGAACCAGCGCCGATGCTGAAAGCGCCGGGCATAGCGGCCCATCCAGACGTTAACCAGGCTGCCCAGGGTATTGCCCAAGGTCGCCACCACCCACAGCCAGACAACCGGTTCCCCCAGACACCACAGCCGCGCCAGCCAGATTTCCGACCCACCCGGCAGCAAGGTGGCACTTGCCAGGGCCACCAGAAACAGGCTCAGCACGCCGATATGCTCAGTTTGGCAGCAGCATCATGCATATTATTTTTTACCAGGACGCAGGAAGATGGCCACCCAGCTGAGCGGTCACTTCTGCAGCCGTTGAGCGTACCAGTTGGCCAAGCTCAGCCAGGCGGGTATCCGGAATCCGCGCCACCGGCCCGGACACCGAAATGGCCGCCAGCGGGTGGCCGTGCTCGTCGTGGATACATGCCGCGACACAGTGCAGGCCAATGGCATGCTCTTCACGGTCACAGGCAAACCCCGCGCGCCGGATGCTGGCCATTTCCTGCTCCAGGGCACTGGGCGTTGCCAGTGTATTGGCAGTGACCGGCGTCAGCTTATGATTCGCCAGCAGCTGATTGCGCTCATCATCGGCCATCCAGGCCAGCAGTGCCTTGCCCACCCCGGAGGCATGTAAAGGTGCCCGCGAGCCGAGGCGGGTAATCATACGCATCATTTGCGGGGATTCATGCTGGGCGAGAAACACTGCCGCAGTACCATCACGAATGCCGAGGTTGGCGGTTTCCCCGCTGTCGCGGGTCAGTCGGCGCAGATAGGGGCGGCTGGTGGCAACAAAATCCCGTGCTTCCAGAAAACTGTTGCCGATACGGAATGTCTTGACGTCGATCCGCCATAGGCCCTGTTCGTTTTCCTGGCTGACAAACCCCTGACTTTGCAACGCCTGCAGCAGCCGGTGGGTGGTGGAAGGCGCTAGCTCGGCCATTTCCGCCAGCTCAGAAAGTGCCAGCCCACGCGGGCTTAACGCCAGGTATTCAAGCAGTGTCAGGCCACGCACCAATGATTGACTATGGCCACCGCTGACCTTGTTGCTGCCAGCAGGTCGCCCGGCGGTTCT from Halomonas sp. CH40 includes these protein-coding regions:
- a CDS encoding ribonuclease Z, coding for MNLVFLGTSAGVPTKVRNVSGLALRESKGKRWYLVDCGEGTQHQILRTRLSLTSLKAIFISHIHGDHCYGLPGLLASAAMHSRQAPLTIVAPAGVRAWLEATFEHTQLWLPFALEFICSDQLPAVEFESIAVTTTRLSHRVPCYGYSFTEKHPDAVLNIEKLRQKGVPRGPLWGQLKQGMDIEVAGERLKSDAFLTFSHPPRKIVIAGDNDQPALLREACQGAQVLVHEATYSQALAQKASDVGHSDAQRVAAFAESARLPNLVLTHFSPRYQLGSQGAPSIEDIRQEAASVYSGALHLARDLAEYRLDKTGYLAEMTVE
- a CDS encoding BCCT family transporter, whose protein sequence is MPHSPNEPPQPGGLRALGDPIVLLLSVGFIVAFLLMSLFDIDLVADSISSGFAWTALTLGTYFQLLLIATFFIAIGLALTPAAKAKIGNLDTPEMSTFKWLSIILCTLLAGGGVFFAAGEPVYHFVVTPPAFDTEAGTAEAVSDALAQSFMHWGFLAWAVLGSLTAVVLAHAHYVKGQPLQPRTLLFPVFGKRLMQGPLGGVVDACCVIALVAGTVGPIGFLATQVSFGLHELFGLPEGYIGQLIILALLASVYVASSLSGVHRGIQMLSRFNVFLALAIGAVIFIFGPTLFLVNTYAASMGAYVSEFFNMATMTADTAPAWWMQWWTVFFFAWFIGYAPLMAIFVARISRGRTVREMILAVAVLAPIATTVWFTLLGGSGIYYQLTGVIDLTEALNNFQFDVATLTVAQALPGGTLMALAILLLTTIFVATTGDSMSYAIAMVSAGHDQPNSALRAFWGIAMALMAAILLYMGAGQIGVLQQFIVITAIPVSLIILPSLWKGPQAAYAMAREQGIID
- the folK gene encoding 2-amino-4-hydroxy-6-hydroxymethyldihydropteridine diphosphokinase, with translation MSQAPAQAHPERHECVISIGSNIDPDYHFAQVIEILETECDLLARTQPIRTTPVGFQAQPDFLNSAVLVATSLERPAFKAYLKKVEDRLGRVRGPIKSGPRTMDLDIVAWDGKVVDDGYHQHDYVRKPVDDLLAQAGRELLDS
- a CDS encoding SDR family oxidoreductase; translation: MSAQAALITGGATRLGRHFAEALASAGYDIALHVNSSRQEADEVAGGIRASGRDCEVFSCNFLSNAAEDDLGGLVQRVKARFPHLNVLVNSASAYEPAPIAETELAMLETQFRVNMFTPLLLTRHFANAVDEGRVVNIIDNKVAYHQYPYAAYLLSKKSLADMTRMAALEFSPRLRVNGIAPGVVLPASQRTSDYIQWRIEGIPADRQGHPDHLVQALHYLLDNAFVVGQILFVDGGESINLEGRHSENYPG
- the ybiO gene encoding mechanosensitive channel protein, with the protein product MMPLRLLPWLGIWLLMTLVTITTPVLAQTADNTAQSDQASYSTLADLLENEQSRQELINLLRNQASGVAEDVQASAAQGSDMDAEDVSIPRQIAEMTSGVVGDVGEQLEQTLYIVTGLFTGEDAGTFDSSAFISASINLGLVVLATFILFVVFRQVSRPLFTKLSLWSRDGYGLTPVLRLILCVAVAALIDVLIVAFAYVGGNLIATFAIGETGGLSTRASLFLNAFLVIELIKAAVRMLFSSRYEGLRLLPISANEASYWNRWLARLVGMVGYGLMVAVPLVNYYLAPTLGQALGTLIMVFAFIYAVAVILKNRARLRDNINALARNASFTASRVTLQLFARTWHLFALLYFLMVFVLTLTRPVDALPYVLFATLQTLAAVVAGILVSSFLTQTIGRRITLSSELRQKLPLLEKRLNSYVPNALRVLRTIIAILVIMVVLDAWGAFDLPTWYASESGTQLINKLINVAFILILSIGTWLGLASLIEHKLNPDTGSGEPSARAKTLLSLFRNALAIAVVTMTSMIVLSEIGINIGPLIAGAGVLGLAIGFGAQKLVQDVITGIFIQVENAMNAGDVVTVGGVTGTAERLSIRSVGIRDLYGTYHIVPFSSVDTVSNYMREYGNHIGEYGIAYRESIDEAVEQLHLAFEDLKASEDHGFKLLAPLDVPGVVALADSSVNIRVVIKTTPGDQWSVGRAYNRLVKLRFDQAGIEIPFPHTTMYFGEDKAGKSPAANIRVLDAMPDNKKVEVRHDDPKQSLQSYSDPSNANPSGDDI
- a CDS encoding DedA family protein; translated protein: MLSLFLVALASATLLPGGSEIWLARLWCLGEPVVWLWVVATLGNTLGSLVNVWMGRYARRFQHRRWFPATPEGLARAESWYHRLGEASLLLSWLPVVGDPLTVLAGVFRLPWWRAVVWILVAKGGRYALVLLLAHHWLAPLC
- a CDS encoding helix-turn-helix domain-containing protein; amino-acid sequence: MNEVKRRTAGRPAGSNKVSGGHSQSLVRGLTLLEYLALSPRGLALSELAEMAELAPSTTHRLLQALQSQGFVSQENEQGLWRIDVKTFRIGNSFLEARDFVATSRPYLRRLTRDSGETANLGIRDGTAAVFLAQHESPQMMRMITRLGSRAPLHASGVGKALLAWMADDERNQLLANHKLTPVTANTLATPSALEQEMASIRRAGFACDREEHAIGLHCVAACIHDEHGHPLAAISVSGPVARIPDTRLAELGQLVRSTAAEVTAQLGGHLPASW